The following coding sequences are from one Candidatus Zixiibacteriota bacterium window:
- a CDS encoding S8 family peptidase: protein MKELAAYTLSLFAGLIMLGLNTGAAAAQPSLAPGLAELIDRGAPPDSIVHVVVFLETERTAAASKASAAMLARGDQIRQVTSALKQARGRGDRAVAALLRQHARSTVARYWIAPAYAAAVPAAVLPELAAIDGVSLVVEDAPVSLIAPVEEKAPTAGLAATVAQPLVQLGVPALWQKGLTGRGRLICSFDTGVKYDHAALLPKWRGAHVPLSAAWFSKVAPTSLPADAVGHGTHTMGIMVGSDGADTIGVAPDAEWITAGVIDQGRPLSTTIADILEAFQWALNPDGDTMTTDDVPDVILNSWGIPKGLFTPCDRTFAAAIENVEAAGVVTVFAAGNEGPNAMTLRNPADMVLSPLSAFAVGAVDANNAVASFSSRGPASCDQVSVKPELVAPGVSIRSSYKDGGYKVLTGTSMAAPFVAGLVALVRQYNPNVSAADIKSAFIAAARDLGPLGEDNSYGYGIVDAARLLQYIPDPVAPDFSISRVAVSGDGLAVPGERFDLAITLRNPAANIVRATATLAAPAASGVTVESGEVIYLFGGDLLSAVNGAPLTATFSDTLYHGQTAAFTLCVRYEYNLAEHTDTLTFTLPVGVAPAGSFATHRTAQMDLTVSDFGMFGLAPGSIYNVRGEGFTVGGSDNLLYEAGVIIGRNALQLSTGVRGADGGFAASDFLPVAPLSEEWVDLDGGRHRTAEYDDRGAEISIPITVRQETVSYPGMDHSSLLVVKFRLKNTSIEPLTNLRFGLLADYDLGGAETVAYDANLNMIVTAGADGSRAALMGLDGAVSFSAFANQAGAKTGFSGGELYDILSRSGVDLGEASGDDRFVIVGAGPFSIPPRDSVTIALAFVAGLAEADFEAAAAAARRMYDEATAAADERPDGLPAAFELHQNYPNPFNPTTRIRFDLPRAAEVSLKIYNTLGQEVTVLHEGPLAPGRHAVDWEAAGDLASGVYFYRLTVGDTQQTRKMVLLK, encoded by the coding sequence ATGAAGGAACTTGCAGCCTACACGCTCTCGCTGTTCGCGGGTCTGATCATGCTGGGGCTGAACACCGGGGCGGCCGCCGCCCAGCCGTCGCTGGCGCCGGGGCTCGCCGAACTGATCGACCGCGGAGCGCCGCCGGACAGCATCGTGCACGTGGTCGTCTTCCTCGAGACGGAACGCACCGCCGCCGCGTCGAAAGCGTCGGCCGCGATGCTTGCCCGGGGAGATCAAATCCGGCAGGTCACATCGGCGCTGAAGCAGGCGCGGGGGCGGGGGGACCGGGCGGTGGCCGCGCTGCTCCGGCAGCACGCCCGCTCGACCGTCGCCCGTTACTGGATTGCACCGGCCTACGCGGCAGCGGTGCCGGCGGCGGTCCTCCCGGAACTGGCGGCGATCGACGGCGTGAGCCTCGTGGTCGAAGATGCGCCGGTGAGCCTGATTGCGCCGGTCGAGGAAAAGGCTCCGACGGCCGGTCTGGCGGCGACGGTTGCGCAGCCGCTTGTGCAGCTCGGAGTCCCCGCACTGTGGCAGAAGGGGTTGACGGGGCGCGGGCGGCTCATCTGCTCGTTCGATACGGGAGTGAAGTACGATCACGCGGCGCTCCTGCCGAAGTGGCGGGGCGCGCACGTTCCGCTGAGCGCGGCCTGGTTCTCCAAGGTGGCGCCGACAAGTCTGCCGGCGGACGCGGTCGGCCACGGTACCCACACGATGGGCATCATGGTCGGCTCCGACGGGGCGGACACGATCGGCGTGGCCCCGGACGCGGAGTGGATCACGGCCGGCGTGATCGACCAGGGACGGCCGCTCTCGACCACCATCGCCGACATTCTCGAAGCTTTCCAGTGGGCGCTCAATCCGGACGGGGACACGATGACGACCGACGATGTGCCCGACGTGATCCTGAACAGCTGGGGGATCCCGAAAGGTCTCTTCACGCCGTGCGACCGGACGTTTGCCGCGGCGATCGAGAACGTGGAGGCGGCCGGCGTGGTGACGGTGTTTGCGGCCGGCAACGAAGGGCCGAACGCCATGACGCTGCGCAACCCGGCCGACATGGTGCTCAGTCCGCTGAGCGCCTTCGCGGTCGGCGCCGTCGATGCCAACAACGCGGTCGCGAGCTTCTCCAGCCGGGGTCCGGCATCGTGCGACCAGGTGTCGGTGAAGCCGGAGCTGGTCGCCCCGGGCGTGAGTATCCGGTCGTCGTACAAAGACGGCGGGTACAAGGTGCTCACGGGCACCTCGATGGCCGCGCCGTTCGTGGCCGGACTGGTGGCGCTCGTCCGCCAGTATAATCCCAACGTGTCGGCCGCCGACATCAAGAGCGCCTTTATCGCGGCCGCCCGCGACCTGGGGCCGCTCGGAGAGGACAACAGCTACGGCTACGGGATCGTCGATGCCGCGCGGCTGCTCCAGTACATCCCGGATCCGGTGGCGCCCGATTTCTCCATCAGCCGGGTGGCGGTTTCGGGCGACGGGCTGGCGGTGCCGGGCGAGCGCTTCGACCTGGCGATCACGCTGCGCAACCCGGCGGCCAATATTGTCCGGGCGACGGCCACTCTCGCGGCCCCGGCGGCCTCGGGCGTCACAGTCGAGTCGGGGGAAGTGATCTACCTGTTCGGCGGCGACCTGCTGAGCGCGGTCAACGGGGCGCCGTTGACAGCGACCTTCAGCGATACGCTCTATCATGGCCAGACGGCGGCCTTCACTCTCTGCGTCCGGTACGAGTACAATCTCGCAGAGCACACGGACACACTGACCTTCACGCTCCCGGTCGGGGTGGCGCCGGCGGGCAGCTTCGCCACCCACCGGACAGCGCAGATGGACTTGACGGTGTCGGATTTCGGCATGTTCGGGCTGGCGCCCGGCTCGATATATAATGTGCGGGGGGAGGGGTTCACAGTCGGCGGCAGCGACAACCTGCTGTACGAGGCCGGCGTGATCATCGGGCGCAACGCCCTTCAGCTCTCCACCGGCGTGCGGGGCGCCGACGGCGGGTTCGCCGCCTCCGATTTCCTCCCTGTCGCGCCGCTCAGCGAGGAGTGGGTGGACCTGGACGGCGGCCGGCACCGGACGGCCGAGTACGACGACCGCGGGGCGGAGATCTCGATTCCCATCACGGTCCGGCAGGAAACGGTGAGCTACCCGGGGATGGACCACAGCAGCCTGCTGGTTGTCAAGTTTCGTCTCAAAAACACGAGCATCGAACCGCTCACCAACCTCCGCTTCGGCCTCTTGGCCGACTACGACCTGGGCGGCGCGGAGACGGTGGCCTACGATGCGAATCTCAACATGATTGTGACGGCGGGCGCCGATGGTTCCCGGGCGGCGCTGATGGGGCTGGACGGGGCGGTTTCGTTCAGCGCCTTCGCCAACCAAGCCGGCGCAAAAACGGGCTTTTCGGGCGGGGAGTTATATGATATACTATCCCGGTCCGGGGTGGATCTCGGCGAGGCGTCCGGTGACGATCGTTTTGTGATCGTCGGCGCCGGACCGTTTTCGATCCCGCCAAGGGATTCGGTCACCATAGCTCTGGCCTTTGTCGCAGGCCTCGCGGAGGCGGATTTCGAAGCCGCGGCGGCAGCGGCCCGCCGGATGTACGACGAGGCGACAGCGGCAGCGGACGAGCGGCCGGACGGTCTGCCGGCAGCCTTCGAACTGCACCAGAACTACCCGAACCCCTTCAACCCGACCACGCGGATTCGTTTCGATCTGCCGAGGGCCGCCGAGGTGTCGCTGAAGATCTACAACACGCTGGGACAGGAAGTGACGGTGCTGCACGAAGGGCCGCTGGCCCCCGGGCGGCACGCGGTCGACTGGGAAGCGGCGGGGGATCTGGCCAGCGGCGTGTACTTCTACCGCCTGACCGTGGGCGACACCCAGCAGACGCGGAAGATGGTGCTTCTAAAATAG
- a CDS encoding glycosyltransferase family 39 protein has product MAPHRQQGGFPASLGLILLVAAGLRVCYLAMYAGLPEWTMLTVDNCFHHHWAQDIAAGNILGATTYFRAPFYVFVLAALYAVFGVSLWTARVFGLAVGLASVALTYVLGRRAVSSRVGLLAAGLHAVWPTALYFESELLLDPLFLLLLQASVWRLLVWRETHRARDAFWLGLALGLAAITRPTALLLLVVVAGVALCARRGLAPLLRTALAVGLGLAIAIGPIFIRNLAVAGDPVLIASQGGINLYIGNNPEADGVSAVLPEPLGFNWQIRDVVHIAEQAAGRPLAPGEVSDYWAQRARTWIAAHPLSFLRLYAEKLYWNISHREISNNRALGPFFALIPLLRYNPLSFGLLFALALAGLAAALRTNARLRLIALILLLYVAASALFFFNSRFRLPVLPLYFILAATGVFGLAEAVRRRRGLVLPAAALTVGAGLSFLPLVSLPSGVSPQAIMSAANYAYGQGDFRRALELSAEAAAVDSTYPEVNLNLGNAWLRLGDAAAARAAWEREARFHPGRPKALTNLASLALLEGRFADAQAEGQRALALRPYDYDANLVWLRAVFAADTTAPEQLVAEVQAAAARTGGDVYLLNEAGILLTQRGLAETARATLLAALSAPPPPIEMDDAAFAPNFRHSRERMREQHAQAAYQLGYLAALASRFGEAVEFSRRAVELDPGLAEAWVNLVGACAAAGRIDEARTTLREALARFPNRPELRELDRRLAPRQ; this is encoded by the coding sequence ATGGCTCCACACCGGCAACAGGGCGGTTTTCCCGCCTCGCTCGGGCTGATTCTGCTGGTCGCCGCCGGGCTGCGGGTCTGCTACCTGGCCATGTACGCCGGGCTGCCTGAGTGGACCATGCTCACGGTCGACAACTGCTTCCACCACCACTGGGCGCAGGATATCGCGGCCGGGAATATCCTCGGCGCCACCACATACTTCCGCGCCCCGTTCTATGTTTTCGTGTTGGCCGCCCTGTACGCCGTCTTCGGTGTTTCGCTCTGGACGGCCCGCGTGTTCGGTCTGGCCGTGGGCCTGGCATCGGTGGCGCTGACGTACGTGCTCGGTCGGCGGGCGGTGTCGTCGCGCGTCGGTCTCTTGGCGGCCGGTCTCCACGCCGTGTGGCCGACCGCGCTCTACTTCGAGTCCGAACTGCTGCTCGACCCGCTGTTTTTGCTGCTACTGCAGGCTTCGGTATGGCGGCTGCTCGTGTGGCGGGAAACGCACCGGGCGCGGGATGCGTTCTGGCTCGGACTGGCGCTTGGTCTGGCGGCGATCACGCGACCGACCGCGCTGTTGCTCCTGGTCGTGGTCGCGGGGGTCGCCCTGTGCGCCCGGCGCGGCCTGGCGCCGCTCCTGCGCACAGCGCTCGCGGTCGGCCTCGGCCTGGCGATTGCGATCGGACCGATCTTCATCCGCAACCTCGCGGTCGCCGGCGATCCGGTGCTGATCGCCTCGCAGGGAGGCATCAACCTGTACATCGGCAACAACCCTGAGGCCGACGGCGTCTCCGCGGTCCTGCCCGAACCGCTGGGTTTCAACTGGCAGATTCGGGATGTCGTGCATATCGCAGAGCAGGCCGCCGGCCGTCCGCTCGCACCCGGCGAAGTCTCCGACTACTGGGCGCAGCGCGCCCGCACGTGGATCGCCGCCCATCCCCTCTCGTTTCTCCGCCTTTATGCGGAGAAGCTCTACTGGAACATCTCGCACCGGGAGATTTCCAACAACCGCGCGCTCGGGCCGTTCTTCGCGCTCATCCCGCTGCTGCGCTACAATCCGCTGAGTTTCGGTCTGCTCTTTGCGTTGGCTCTGGCCGGTCTGGCCGCGGCGCTGCGGACCAACGCCCGTCTTCGCCTGATCGCGCTTATCCTCCTGCTGTATGTCGCCGCCTCGGCGCTGTTCTTCTTCAACAGCCGCTTCCGCCTGCCGGTGCTGCCGCTGTATTTCATCCTGGCGGCAACCGGTGTGTTCGGGCTGGCCGAGGCTGTTCGGCGGCGGCGGGGGCTGGTGCTGCCGGCCGCGGCTCTGACAGTTGGCGCCGGGCTGTCGTTCCTGCCACTGGTGTCGCTCCCGTCCGGTGTGTCTCCCCAAGCGATCATGAGCGCCGCCAATTACGCCTACGGACAGGGGGACTTCCGCCGCGCGCTCGAACTCTCGGCCGAAGCGGCCGCGGTCGACTCCACCTACCCCGAAGTGAACCTGAATCTGGGCAACGCCTGGCTGCGTTTGGGCGACGCCGCTGCGGCCCGGGCTGCCTGGGAGCGGGAGGCCCGGTTCCACCCTGGCCGACCCAAGGCTCTGACCAACCTCGCCTCGCTGGCCCTGCTCGAGGGGCGTTTCGCCGACGCGCAAGCGGAGGGGCAGCGGGCGCTGGCGCTCCGCCCCTACGACTACGACGCCAATCTCGTTTGGCTGCGGGCCGTGTTCGCGGCGGATACGACAGCGCCTGAGCAGCTTGTCGCCGAGGTTCAGGCCGCTGCGGCGCGCACGGGCGGCGACGTCTACCTGCTCAACGAGGCCGGCATTCTGCTCACGCAGCGCGGGCTGGCCGAGACGGCGCGCGCGACGCTCCTGGCGGCCCTGTCCGCGCCGCCGCCGCCGATCGAGATGGACGATGCCGCTTTCGCTCCCAATTTCCGTCACAGCCGCGAGCGCATGCGCGAGCAGCACGCCCAGGCGGCCTACCAGCTCGGCTATCTCGCCGCTCTCGCTAGCCGCTTCGGGGAGGCTGTCGAATTCTCGCGCCGGGCGGTGGAACTCGACCCCGGCCTGGCTGAGGCCTGGGTGAACCTAGTCGGC